The Nostoc sp. 'Lobaria pulmonaria (5183) cyanobiont' genome window below encodes:
- a CDS encoding MbtH family protein gives MYQDDKEDTTIYKVVVNHEEQYSIWPAERENALGWKDAGKSGLKQECLDYIKEVWTDMRPLSLRKKMEEAAAGKS, from the coding sequence ATGTACCAAGACGACAAAGAAGACACAACAATTTACAAAGTTGTAGTCAATCATGAAGAACAGTATTCGATTTGGCCTGCTGAGCGAGAAAACGCACTCGGCTGGAAGGATGCTGGCAAAAGTGGTTTGAAACAAGAATGTCTAGATTACATCAAAGAAGTTTGGACTGATATGAGACCACTTAGTCTTCGCAAGAAAATGGAAGAAGCTGCTGCGGGTAAATCATAA
- a CDS encoding MbtH domain protein has translation MNELVQRLSSGEHSVEASLRPEKTAIALKESIDRGYVHIKFTNTSGGTDLGVRLDPEASNLQEADFEHQTGRVHLVGNLTLNYVKVRCIADIELASLEGKGHLEPVES, from the coding sequence ATGAATGAATTAGTGCAACGTTTGTCATCCGGGGAACATTCTGTTGAAGCAAGCTTACGACCCGAAAAAACAGCTATAGCACTGAAAGAAAGTATTGACCGAGGGTACGTACATATCAAATTCACAAATACTAGCGGAGGTACTGATTTAGGTGTCAGACTCGACCCAGAAGCATCTAATTTGCAAGAAGCTGACTTTGAGCATCAAACAGGGAGGGTTCATCTGGTTGGGAACTTGACACTGAATTACGTGAAAGTTCGATGTATTGCAGATATTGAACTGGCAAGTTTAGAAGGTAAGGGACACCTTGAACCAGTGGAATCGTGA
- a CDS encoding VOC family protein has translation MQTTSPQVSADDFFLEVDHIFVCTTKDAESISVLQELGLHCSNQAVQHFKQGTASKIIFFENTYLELIWIEDKHLVEQQSVDTGVHTLSRLHGQHTRASPFGVGLRRKFNHGNLRSHSNLYLSEWMRSQMSISFAAENLVNQEEPFCFMIPDSIALTAWLDPSLTAHQKLISHPLGVKKLTSVKITINSDKHLTDAMSLLSTHSAVAIERGESPLLELTFDEGIREKNLDARPILPILLKY, from the coding sequence ATGCAAACAACGTCACCCCAGGTAAGCGCGGATGATTTTTTTCTAGAGGTAGATCACATTTTTGTCTGTACGACCAAAGACGCTGAAAGTATTTCAGTTCTTCAAGAACTTGGTCTTCACTGCTCTAATCAGGCGGTGCAACATTTCAAACAAGGAACAGCCTCAAAAATAATTTTTTTTGAGAATACTTATCTTGAGTTAATTTGGATAGAAGATAAACATTTAGTGGAACAGCAGTCTGTAGACACAGGCGTTCATACGCTAAGTCGTCTTCATGGGCAGCATACAAGAGCATCACCCTTTGGTGTCGGTCTACGTAGGAAGTTTAATCATGGCAACTTGCGATCCCATTCAAATTTATACTTGTCTGAGTGGATGCGCTCGCAGATGTCTATTAGTTTTGCAGCAGAAAATCTTGTGAATCAGGAAGAACCTTTTTGCTTTATGATTCCTGACAGTATTGCTCTGACAGCTTGGCTTGATCCCTCATTAACAGCGCATCAGAAGTTAATTTCTCATCCCTTGGGTGTAAAAAAACTAACGAGCGTAAAAATCACAATTAATAGCGACAAACATTTGACTGATGCTATGTCTCTGCTTAGTACACACAGTGCTGTCGCTATTGAACGGGGGGAATCCCCACTACTAGAGTTAACCTTTGACGAGGGTATCAGAGAAAAAAATCTCGATGCACGACCAATTCTGCCAATTTTGTTGAAATATTAA
- a CDS encoding DUF3102 domain-containing protein: MSKLKKQTEVVTGFDYEILDSEQRLVIQQRTGEIKERLRRSAQDIWEIGQKLADVRSRLKHGQFETWLKAEFGWSRRTAYNFINVYETLAERANFAQIDIATSALYLLAAPSTPQNVREEFIQRAHEGQTITHKSIRQVIESEKSKSVSPPASSEPQQSLTSKPEIVTIIPKQVVKAETPALEVNVAKATSVSPVIVNLDEIHSGWFLLEKQHFLFCGDTASPQFIERIPFATLAIAITSDDWDHDWLVERAKSVIIFPESDLKEQLIEQLIKMFTVSGDIVIFPWLPSADTIEIAHQLNRRVFAGDPSIERCRQAIAQSRLTIDPLDYP; encoded by the coding sequence GTGAGCAAGTTAAAAAAACAGACTGAAGTAGTCACTGGCTTCGACTATGAAATTTTGGATTCTGAACAGCGTCTTGTTATTCAGCAGCGAACTGGAGAAATTAAAGAGCGCTTACGGCGTTCAGCACAGGATATTTGGGAAATTGGTCAGAAGCTGGCTGACGTGCGTTCTCGGCTCAAACACGGACAGTTTGAGACTTGGCTGAAAGCTGAGTTTGGTTGGAGCCGACGGACAGCTTACAATTTTATTAATGTTTATGAAACATTGGCTGAACGTGCAAATTTTGCACAAATAGATATTGCCACGTCTGCGCTTTACCTTTTGGCAGCACCATCAACTCCACAAAACGTCCGCGAGGAATTTATACAACGTGCTCATGAAGGCCAAACCATAACTCATAAAAGTATTCGTCAAGTAATTGAGTCGGAAAAATCGAAGTCTGTCTCTCCTCCTGCGTCCTCTGAGCCACAGCAATCTCTTACTTCTAAACCAGAAATTGTGACTATAATTCCGAAGCAGGTAGTTAAAGCTGAAACACCAGCTTTAGAAGTTAATGTAGCAAAAGCTACCTCAGTTTCGCCTGTTATTGTGAATCTTGATGAAATCCATTCGGGTTGGTTTTTACTGGAAAAGCAACATTTTCTGTTCTGTGGCGATACAGCTTCACCACAATTTATCGAACGCATACCCTTTGCTACGCTTGCTATTGCCATTACCTCTGATGACTGGGATCACGATTGGTTAGTTGAACGGGCGAAGAGTGTGATTATCTTTCCGGAATCAGATTTAAAGGAGCAGCTGATTGAACAGCTAATCAAGATGTTTACGGTATCTGGGGACATAGTGATTTTTCCCTGGCTACCAAGTGCGGATACCATCGAAATCGCTCATCAGCTAAATCGGCGAGTGTTTGCGGGAGATCCGAGTATTGAGCGTTGTCGTCAGGCGATCGCACAATCCCGATTAACAATTGATCCATTAGACTATCCTTAG